A single genomic interval of Lathyrus oleraceus cultivar Zhongwan6 chromosome 7, CAAS_Psat_ZW6_1.0, whole genome shotgun sequence harbors:
- the LOC127105749 gene encoding uncharacterized protein LOC127105749 has product MSSLGTSKGILEIAKFGVYVIVPIVLMYVYASNPDNTLHKFIGKKSYVEYPKDTQKPPPPEELREMAREIARKRNNP; this is encoded by the exons ATGTCATCACTGGGAACTTCAAAGGGGATTCTAGAGATCGCTAAGTTTGGGGTTTACGTTATTGTACCCATCGTTCTTATGTACGTTTATGCCAGCAATCCCGACAACACTCTCCACAAGTTCATCGGAAAA AAGTCATACGTTGAATATCCCAAGGATACACAAAAGCCACCACCGCCAGAGGAGCTTAGAGAGATGGCGAGGGAGATAGCTCGCAAAAGGAACAACCCCTGA